The Sphingobium sp. JS3065 genomic sequence CGATCACCGCCGGAACAAAGCCCAGCTTCTTGCTCGCCAGGCGCTTGCCCGGAATGCTGTCATGCCGCCATGCGTAGAGCTGCTGCGGCAGCAGCCCATGCGTTCGCGCAATTTCCGCGATGTTGGCGCCGGGTTCAAAACTCGACGCGATGATCCGTGCCTTGGCCTCGGCCGACCAGCGCCGCCGCATCGGCCCTGCTGGAATGACATCCATACGCGAGGGCCGCTGACCCTCCTGCCTTTCGAAACCTGTTTCGAAGGTTCTTACATCATCAGCCACTACGATACCCCTCGGATGAGGGGCGAAACATAGCCAGATCAGCGCCTACGAAAATGTGGGGAGGTTTTCGCGCTTACTCTAGACCCAGGGGTCGATCGTGATGTGGTCGACTGCGACGCCGCGCTCTGCGAGCATTTCCATCAGATCACGATAGCTGATCGGGTAACGGCGGTACCATCGGACCGCCTAAAGGATCACTTCGCCTTGAAAATGACGCCACTTGAAATCTGTCAACCGTCGGTACGTTCCCACAAAGGAAACGCTTCGCCTCCATTCGGAATTTTTGCAAAAGAGCCATCCCAATTAATGGCAGGTGGTCACGGCAGGACGCCCAGCTCTGTCTCCATGATCCGACGCATTGCGAACTTCTGGGCCTTGCCGGTGACGGTCATTTCGAAGCGCTCGACGATGCGCACGTAGCGAGGCACCTTGAAATGGGCGATCCGTCCGCGGCAGTGATCGAGCACATCCTGCTCCGAGAGGACCGCACCCGGCTTGGGGATCACCCAGGCGCAGACTTCTTCTCCATACTTCTCGTTCGCGACACCGAAGACCTGGGCATCCGCAATCGATGGATGCGCGAGCAGAAACTCCTCGATCTCGCGCGGGTAGATGTTCTCGCCGCCGCGAATAATCATGTCCTTGATCCTGCCGGTAATCCGGACGTAGCCGTGCTCGTCCATCACCGCGAGATCGCCCGAATGCATCCAGCCTTCGGAATCGATGGCCTCGGCAGTGCGTTCCGGATCGTCCCAATAGCCCAGCATCACGGCATAGCCGCGCGAGCAGTATTCGCCCTGTTCGCCGACGGGCAGAGTTGCGCCATCCGGTCCGATGACCTTGGCCTCGGCATGCGGATGAACGCGGCCAACCGTGGAG encodes the following:
- the tnpA gene encoding IS66-like element accessory protein TnpA yields the protein MADDVRTFETGFERQEGQRPSRMDVIPAGPMRRRWSAEAKARIIASSFEPGANIAEIARTHGLLPQQLYAWRHDSIPGKRLASKKLGFVPAVIEDAGGPSSADGGGDEIVIRTAAIAIHVPSGASEEHIARVLAAVSRSG